The Flammeovirga pectinis genomic interval AAATAAAATTATTTACCCAATACTAAGAAACTTCCATTTAGTAAGTTTTCTTTATTGTATTTAAATAATTCATCTTCCGTATTTCCTTTATAAACAGTTCCTCCTGCAGCTTCAACCACAGCTTGACCTGCTGCTGTGTCCCACTCCATAGTTGGACCATGGCGATAGTAAACATCAGCTTTACCTTCTGCTACCATACAGAATTTTAAAGAACTACCTACAGACATTGCATCTGTAACATTGTATTTTTCTAAAATTTCTTCTTCTGCTGGGTTTGCATGAGATTTAGAACGAACAGCGATTCTATTATCGTCTCTCCATTTCACTTTTATTGGATCAAGAATACCATCTTCTCCTTTTTTTGCACCAACACCATCTACTCCAATGTAGATTGTATCTTTAACAGGTACATAAATAACTCCTAGAACTGGCTTTCCATCAGAAATCAAAGCTATATTAACAGTAAACTCTCCATTTCTATTAATAAATTCCTTTGTACCATCTAAAGGATCTACACACCAATAAGTTGTCCAATCTTTACGCTCATCATAAGACATTTCTTTGCCTTCTTCGGAAAGGATTGGATAATCAAATTCTAATAAACCTTTCATAATAACCTCATGAGAAGCTTTATCAGCTAAAGTAAGTGGAGAATCATCTGACTTAATTTCTACGCCAAGATCATCTTGTTTATAAATTTCTAAAATTGCATGTCCTGCTTCAATAGCAATTGTCATGCAATCTTCTGAAAGTTGTTCTAAGTTCATTTTTATCGAATTCTATTTTTAATATTAACAGTAAAGTTAACTTTATTTTAATCTAAAGCTATATACGAGATACTCTTATCTATGTTGCTTAAAGAGAGCACTACATTATTACATGTGGTCTCACAGGCTTTAAAGGTTCTGGTAACGTTATGTTACCTAATTCATCTTTAATATTAATCTCAATAGTTCTAGACAACGTTAACATTGGAGTATCAGAAGATGTATTTTCAAATGGGTCTTGTAGATAAGTAGCAATTCTTTCTATTACTAGAAATGCCATGGCTAACGTTAAACTTGTAACTAATAAAACCAATCCATTTGTTTCTACTAAACCAT includes:
- the cysQ gene encoding 3'(2'),5'-bisphosphate nucleotidase CysQ, coding for MNLEQLSEDCMTIAIEAGHAILEIYKQDDLGVEIKSDDSPLTLADKASHEVIMKGLLEFDYPILSEEGKEMSYDERKDWTTYWCVDPLDGTKEFINRNGEFTVNIALISDGKPVLGVIYVPVKDTIYIGVDGVGAKKGEDGILDPIKVKWRDDNRIAVRSKSHANPAEEEILEKYNVTDAMSVGSSLKFCMVAEGKADVYYRHGPTMEWDTAAGQAVVEAAGGTVYKGNTEDELFKYNKENLLNGSFLVLGK